The nucleotide sequence CAATGATAGTGAGACGCTTTTGCTTCAGTTCCAAAATAGCAAGAACGAAATGAGTACCCCAGCGCAAAGGAAAAAGTATAATCTCAATTGAATTCATATTCCCAATAGAATTTATAGATTTTTGGGGATTTTTAAACTGCTGACCATTGAGAACTTGTCTTACAAAAATAGTGTCTGTGCATCCGATCAATGTACTTCTAAACAAATTGTTGTGGTAGGCTACAGTGCAGGAAATATAAGCACTAACAACATTTTCAGTTAACTGTCCAGGCTCATAATTCAAATGCACTGCCTGTTTTTTGAGAGCTGATATTATAATTTCGTTATTAGGTGGGCAAGTTGAACATATATCGGTCCAAGAAAGTGGTCCAAATTTTGTGCTAAAAGCTAACTCTGACATGAtatccaaatttattatttttttccacaCATTATCGGAGAATGTTATGACGTTTTTCATATTGGAACAACTTAAATTCCAGACGTATTCATCAGTTTTATAAGTAATTTCGTGACTTTGGTTTGAAACAGTAATTCCGCCAACATCACAGGACACTATTTTGGTAAAGTTCTTTAAATTATAGGGTCGACTTGAAAAGTTGTCTAATTGGATTTCTTTTTCGGTTTCTGGCTTATCTTTCAATTCATTCGATATATACTTGTCTGAGGAACTATAgcgtttgaaaatttttgccAGAAGATTATCATTATAGGCTCCCTTTCCACGACGTTTAACTcgctttttatattttgattcaacCATTGGActtgtattttttgaaatttgttttcgTTTTCTATGATTAAAACCCATGTGTTTTACCAAATCTTCAAACTGTTTTTCGATTATTTTTAACTGGTCAACATATCTATGAACAAAATCATCAAGGCCAGAAGCTCTAGAGTTATTGAAAAACGTTTTTTTCATGTAACCGAAATGTTGTTCAATAGGGCCTTGTGTTCGGTTGTCCAAAGTAATGTTTTGCACATGCCGCTTCTTCAGCTCTGTGTAAGATTTTGAAAATCCAATAAAATTAGCATTTTGAGTATCAGTGGAGGAATTTTTCTTATGTCGGGAAAGGTCACCAATCATGAGAGCAGAGGTAGCTGGAACTCGGCTCAAAACATATTTAATGACAACTTGGCAAAAATTTTCGTTATAAAAAGGATTTATTTTACTGATATCGTCACAATTTTTATGAGTCAGATACGTTGATGAAGAATGAAAAGCATTCAACATGGCAAAATATCTGACATAAAACGGTGATCGTTCCTCTTGTTTCGTGTCAACATCTTTTGTTGCAATAAAAAATTCATCACAAGATTCAGTAGCCACATTGTCTAAAATTCCATTGTGTTCAATAGTGCATTTTCCCCCAACAAGCAAATTTGAAAGCGCATTTCTAACATATTCGGTGTTTCTACGGAGATTGGTTAcaacataaaaattttcaactaaCATATCCAGCTCACCCAGTGTTttacaattgaaaaattttgacatCCAGGCCATTGCAATTGTGACGTTGACAGGGAAGTGCTTTAAACACATTATTTGTGCAGCGCGCATGGCGTGGCTATAGCAATTCTGAATAATAGGCAGTTTGAAATCATGTAGAATTGGGTTGCCAGACACAATACGAAAGCATCTGTTATAATAATCTACTCTCGTCTCTCCACAATATGACTTTAAAACAGCATTCCACATCGCCATAGAGCCATCTATCATTATTTGGCGGGGTTTTTTACACTGACCTAATTCAGAGACTTGGAGAGCTTGTACTTGATCAAGGAAAGAACTAATATCTATAGCTCTATGGCGTGATGTTACATAGGTAGCAACTGGCAGGGAAATGTTGCCTCGGTACGGATTCCTAATTAGAAGTGTATAAATTTGAAAGTCTCTGCCTTCGCTATCACGCTTGATGATGCTACCAGTtgcatcaaaataaacaatgtCTTCCTGTGATCGCATTGTATAATACTTCAATTGAGTTCTACTGACAATTGTTACACTGGGTGGCTCTGTTCCAATAAAcctgatatatttatttttaccctcattttccatcatttttttcaaattaattgatGAATACCTTGTTGCtctaaaatcttttttttcGCTTTTAATTTTTCGCAAAACGTCAGCTGAAGGGGCATTTGTGTGGGAACCGTAATCTCTTTCTTCCCGCGATAGTTTATTATAGGACTCATTGAATTGGACAGAAGGTGGGATGAAACGCATTTTATCCCTAAAGTTTTTTCTAGCATCTCCGCGGATATAAAGGCTGCGTTTGCAGCCAACAAGATGTTTTCGCTGCCCAAAAATTTTGATAGACGCTTCAATCCCGCGTAATGTTTCATGAAAATCAACTAAATAATTAACGAAGCATTCGCAACACGCGTGATGAGCGCACTGAAATTTTATATATCCCAAATGTAATGGAGCAACTTCTATTGGTTTGCTACTGATTTCGGTGCTATATAGGTAATGGTAACGAGCTGAAGGGACGCAGCTTTTATaaatgctttgaaatttatCAAGGATGAAAGCCCGCATTTGAAAACACCCTTTAGAACTGAAGCGATGCTCCGTTCGTTCATTCACGGCTTGATGCCAAATTTCTGAAGGAATACGAAAAACACTGTGCAAGTTTACATCTGAATACGTGCTAAAAGGACTTGCTGGTTTTCCAGGTATAAGTTCGGATTGAGAATGTATTTTCGGTTTCTCAATACAAGTACTTGAAAAATCACAATTTAGTGAACTTGATGAACTATTTGTTTgaacattttcaaaacaaaCATTGTTGggcaaaatttcaaaatcaatgaTTTTTTCAGAAGTACCTACTGAAGGGATTTtattctgcatttcacaaactTCTGTCtgtgtgtttttattttgaaaagattgggaaatatttgaaattctatCTCCAGTTTTAGTTATCCATTTTCCCTCAGTAATATAACCACGCGAGTTTTTATCATGGAATGCAACCTTTGTTTCTGCGCAAACAAGTAATATATCACGCCAGTCTTTTTCGCCTACATattccaaataatttttttgaatgacACATTCAGGATGAAACCACTCGTTACATTTTTCACACTCAACCATCATATCATCGCCTGTCCATTCTTTCAAGCATtcgcaaaatttttggcctctATATTCAGACACATTATATGACTCTGTTTTATCTAATAATGATATATCACTGTGGGCCTGTTCATCTTGATTAGCAAAGCAAAGATCAGTAGCGGGCTTTTTAGTCAcgagattttgaatttttcttatCTCcttaataatgttttttttactaCGAGCCATATGCAAATGCTCAAGTTTTTCTAATACTATCCCCCGCTGTACAGGGCACTCGTGCTTTCTTTCGGAAAAGCGCAGTAATTCATCGTGAATACAAGATTGATTTTTGTCCAAGAAATTTGATAAGCAGGATAGTCTATCGTTTAGCTGAAGTTTACACCAAAATGTGGCAGAAgttaaaaaattagtttgatCAGAAATGACATTCAAATCATTTAATCTATGTAGAATCAGATATCGAGCTATTGCtttggaaatttttaaaatgaacttTGAATTGCCCGTTTTTTTTTCCAACGTCTGGTTTTCCTCACAACTGGGAACATATAAAGAACACTTAGCTTTATTTTTCATTGATGCGTCTCCAGTTTTCTCTTTACAGTTCATAAGTTCTGTAGACTTCTCTGTTTAAATAAGATATATGTTTGATTGACTTGTTCAATATTCTCCATGtgatatatatacacaaaaaacAATCATATAAATTATCAAtctattaaaaattttattgttgccGAACCCCAGTGCACAGAGCAAATATAATCTAGCTAgcgcagtgtttcccaacccgagtccgcggtttcaaatgagtccgcggagcgtttgaatgagtccgcaacgagccgaaaattcactgcgggtcgcaaacgtttttgcgaaacttaaccatcagccacGATTTACGtcagaatttacataaaacctaaaaagcaagtttattcatataacattaatcgagtcaataatttctGGATTCTGTTGttcgaggaataatttttctggtaggtatcaatggtggcaacctaaattttctaaattgaaaagcggcaatacaaaatactgaaaataaaactgaaaacaccataagttttttaaaaacgcttttttagacatgttgcaaattgcaaaatttcgggtgctaatGTAGTATTTGTATCGGGGCATTTCTCTCggaattctttgctttactgcagGGTCTGCACTCTGCATCCTACGGCcagcggagcaatataatcaggCCCGCGACGTTTCTCTGAATTGTGGTGACAAAACAGCTGTTCCTtgcgattatattctttacgtgacagaatttattttgtgGCACTTTTATACTAAATAATAtcataacctaacaagtatatatataattcacaattacacgttgaatgagcctataattcaattataattagacattcaatggcaacaaaacgcagaaaagttgaacgCTAAGTGCAATTGATTCAAtcttcaaatggtcagtcttcgggcgctgcttaaaatttaatttctgatctgtatgaaaaaatgtgattcattggccatacGCCCGGctttaaactttctaaaaatatacgcGGCCCACtcatgacttgcaacctttaattttggcctgtGAGCGACAAAATGTTGCCGACTCCTGGCTTTACTGTTGTACGAACAGTCcatatttgtcgaattcacaaaaatacgaatcgcagagtaaaatgatcacaataaaGTTAATATTAAATCAGGGCGAtgaatattctttatttttattcaataatatactaattatatttttaataagtattaaatcaagttgtactttctagaaatttatagcagatagtaggatttttctaacggcgataacaaactCGCAAGTTcgcaaataatttaaatcaaaactaaatataaccgggcaatatattctcacattattatgttcgcagattgccgtggcatttaaaagaagtaatgctttcatcttgtcataagtcaACCCAACCGCAAGTGACCATGAAcactattaaattaaaatagttaaacattttaaattcttgtcgttGTCAAGGATTGAATATTGTACGACAGAAAAGACCATTTATACACTAAAGGAGTCGGCCCTTTTAATGAAGGCGTAATTGCGTAgcatttccgattttgaaattcggaaAAACTCtattgtgtttggttttattacttcttcacacagagtacggttgcaaaaAACTCACGTTGAGTCAGCAAAGTTTTTCGCCAGTGAGAacatagtccgcgaccaaaaaaggttgggaaacgctgagcTAGCGGGTGTCTATCGTGAACAATATGAACTTCTCTCAACTGCATCTCtgaaaaatactatttttaggGACCTTTAAATGATATTTGTCTTTTCAGAAAAGTCTTGTGATTCGGTCATGGTGTGTTAgcggaataaaatattttcgtaTAGCATTTCAAGGTTAGAATGTACAAGCGAGCGGATTTAAGAGTTTTGAGGCCCTACAAAGCACTTCAAGGTAGATTATTACTATGAAAAACAAA is from Styela clava chromosome 9, kaStyClav1.hap1.2, whole genome shotgun sequence and encodes:
- the LOC120329920 gene encoding uncharacterized protein LOC120329920, translating into MAKKMEAGFRTKVVPWRRGASGKLTEYLFSARSHENHVLLVTDSNGRNLVNPQVVRVPKKCKFDLSVVAIPGGRISHGQKEILDGRHFEKLDFLICALGSNNFSNNCQEHTIDILEELESFTAAVQIIYPRVKIVFAKILAQTGRHSNCVGIVNAEIQKYAEKKQTPVLDFQNLNYNTDNWSRDDVHLSDKGLLFYTNILIQQMEEIIRKDPTHLPVQQLKDERQTTPNISSAHQEVLDLVKKELKSFEDRIYAEMSSLFQVYFEISDHVLKKNYDAAFRMGTQFTVKKEVMDYEAHDNEVGTHASECSGPQCVYRDEQECFVSWRNISGGGKSHHQKTRSATEKSTELMNCKEKTGDASMKNKAKCSLYVPSCEENQTLEKKTGNSKFILKISKAIARYLILHRLNDLNVISDQTNFLTSATFWCKLQLNDRLSCLSNFLDKNQSCIHDELLRFSERKHECPVQRGIVLEKLEHLHMARSKKNIIKEIRKIQNLVTKKPATDLCFANQDEQAHSDISLLDKTESYNVSEYRGQKFCECLKEWTGDDMMVECEKCNEWFHPECVIQKNYLEYVGEKDWRDILLVCAETKVAFHDKNSRGYITEGKWITKTGDRISNISQSFQNKNTQTEVCEMQNKIPSVGTSEKIIDFEILPNNVCFENVQTNSSSSSLNCDFSSTCIEKPKIHSQSELIPGKPASPFSTYSDVNLHSVFRIPSEIWHQAVNERTEHRFSSKGCFQMRAFILDKFQSIYKSCVPSARYHYLYSTEISSKPIEVAPLHLGYIKFQCAHHACCECFVNYLVDFHETLRGIEASIKIFGQRKHLVGCKRSLYIRGDARKNFRDKMRFIPPSVQFNESYNKLSREERDYGSHTNAPSADVLRKIKSEKKDFRATRYSSINLKKMMENEGKNKYIRFIGTEPPSVTIVSRTQLKYYTMRSQEDIVYFDATGSIIKRDSEGRDFQIYTLLIRNPYRGNISLPVATYVTSRHRAIDISSFLDQVQALQVSELGQCKKPRQIMIDGSMAMWNAVLKSYCGETRVDYYNRCFRIVSGNPILHDFKLPIIQNCYSHAMRAAQIMCLKHFPVNVTIAMAWMSKFFNCKTLGELDMLVENFYVVTNLRRNTEYVRNALSNLLVGGKCTIEHNGILDNVATESCDEFFIATKDVDTKQEERSPFYVRYFAMLNAFHSSSTYLTHKNCDDISKINPFYNENFCQVVIKYVLSRVPATSALMIGDLSRHKKNSSTDTQNANFIGFSKSYTELKKRHVQNITLDNRTQGPIEQHFGYMKKTFFNNSRASGLDDFVHRYVDQLKIIEKQFEDLVKHMGFNHRKRKQISKNTSPMVESKYKKRVKRRGKGAYNDNLLAKIFKRYSSSDKYISNELKDKPETEKEIQLDNFSSRPYNLKNFTKIVSCDVGGITVSNQSHEITYKTDEYVWNLSCSNMKNVITFSDNVWKKIINLDIMSELAFSTKFGPLSWTDICSTCPPNNEIIISALKKQAVHLNYEPGQLTENVVSAYISCTVAYHNNLFRSTLIGCTDTIFVRQVLNGQQFKNPQKSINSIGNMNSIEIILFPLRWGTHFVLAILELKQKRLTIIDSLGVVNKDLKKCIHNRFIPFLEKNVCNDEKLECTEKCMIRQKDSSSCGVCACIAADILCSFQIPPTFDSTVVYQYRHWLTYRLLNTVGSENCNISLTSPGISNQNEYTEMVNNWNNCWFNSVLQAFASIVGKLNLDVEGNSSKNWFEKHICGILEILIGREKLEKDFLYLALDIVCTEFQLKLGEHQDAAEFAILLIQRGILEMFGITTNCIYSSASRCGVCDHSEKSVNDTFFFKISVQQGSTISLQESVNNQIKPDNHTCKTCSSTIQYQSDLVFTPLLLTFNIIRNTGSSKSMQPIVVNEHITLYDSSLDITYKYELTSCVVHLGPRFDSGHFVTYTFTSKSSAMLFDDSKIDIIARDKCGKLIEDNCVLLFYARVSYSTKEQTHSHTPVQMKIVKRKRNLGTPFLEKFTKI